One window of the Cryptomeria japonica unplaced genomic scaffold, Sugi_1.0 HiC_scaffold_1542, whole genome shotgun sequence genome contains the following:
- the LOC131873353 gene encoding uncharacterized protein LOC131873353 — MALNWRELLKSSPHELVISGPKHAKQVEDENGLNDIIFRIHSLNFMEVSKTSLNVLPMKIKELENLTALMLYDNKLEHLPKEIGLLKKLKTLDLSNNQITKLPKELSNLTELQSLNLINNKISELPDNLSNWSNLIVIKFSHNKFQQFPRGLCSPTFKQHLTEIHATDNEICDLPIDICHLSALRHLDLVNNKIQHVPGELADCTKIKTLALQGNPIKDVRLHKLAEKNPTKQIMQYIAKSCKRGGVIDEGRIIPSAKARKKNLSSSSDKSAKSAEDVQNDGDNGNNIETTTVVDINKQQPVEARKPEALHPTHSNKRNGTIKVGEIEIMAVQPDNWFIIEAESS; from the coding sequence ATGGCTTTAAATTGGAGAGAACTACTCAAAAGTTCGCCTCATGAACTTGTGATTTCAGGACCAAAACATGCGAAACAAGTTGAGGACGAGAATGGACTCAATGATATTATATTCCGTATTCATTCTTTAAATTTTATGGAAGTCAGTAAAACCTCTCTCAATGTTTTGCCAATGAAAATCAAGGAATTGGAAAATCTGACTGCACTTATGTTATATGATAACAAATTGGAACATTTACCTAAAGAGATTGGtttattgaaaaaattgaaaacgtTAGACTTATCTAATAATCAGATTACCAAACTACCAAAAGAATTGTCCAATTTAACTGAATTGCAATCGCTCAATTTGATTAATAACAAAATTTCAGAATTACCTGACAATCTGTCCAATTGGTCTAATTTAATTGTAATCAAGTTCAGCCACAACAAATTTCAGCAATTTCCACGAGGACTTTGTAGCCCAACTTTCAAGCAACATTTAACTGAAATTCATGCGACAGATAATGAGATCTGTGACTTACCGATTGACATCTGCCACCTCAGCGCTTTGAGACACCTGGATTTAGTTAATAACAAGATACAACACGTGCCCGGTGAACTGGCTGATTGTACAAAAATCAAAACACTGGCTTTACAAGGCAATCCAATCAAAGATGTACGTTTGCATAAGCTGGCCGAAAAGAACCCAACCAAGCAGATTATGCAATATATAGCTAAAAGTTGCAAACGAGGTGGCGTAATCGATGAAGGAAGGATCATTCCGAGTGCCAAAGCAAGAAAAAAGAATCTCTCATCATCATCTGACAAGAGTGCTAAGAGTGCTGAAGATGTTCAAAACGATGGTGACAATGGCAATAATATTGAAACTACAACTGTCGTTGATATTAACAAACAGCAACCAGTTGAAGCCAGAAAACCTGAAGCCCTCCACCCAACTCATTCTAATAAGAGAAACGGAACAATTAAAGTAGGTGAAATTGAAATAATGGCCGTCCAACCGGACAATTG